A genomic region of Streptomyces sp. R33 contains the following coding sequences:
- a CDS encoding DUF305 domain-containing protein: protein MDMAKGLLGRTTGAVVAAGLLLALAGCRDDDGQGAAEHGGAQVIAPGRPGEKARTLSPGEAAKRQPDDSPNAADRAYVQHMVEHHRQALTMSALVPERASSDGVKRLAERISAAQQPEIRAMESWSARYPAPSGAPAGHDHGAMPGMATEQQLKQLAEAKGADFDRLFLTLMTAHHEGAVKMAGEALATGNNGAVEEMANEVVATQTAEIHRMRAMG from the coding sequence ATGGACATGGCAAAGGGCTTACTCGGTCGAACCACCGGGGCGGTCGTGGCCGCGGGCCTCCTGCTCGCCCTGGCCGGCTGCCGGGACGACGACGGCCAGGGCGCGGCGGAGCACGGTGGTGCGCAGGTCATCGCCCCCGGCAGACCGGGTGAGAAGGCCCGCACCCTCTCCCCCGGGGAGGCCGCGAAACGGCAGCCGGACGACAGTCCCAACGCGGCGGACCGGGCGTACGTGCAGCACATGGTCGAACACCACCGGCAGGCGCTCACCATGAGCGCACTGGTCCCGGAGCGGGCCTCCTCGGACGGGGTCAAGCGGCTCGCCGAGCGCATCTCGGCCGCCCAGCAGCCCGAGATCCGCGCGATGGAGAGCTGGTCGGCCCGCTACCCGGCCCCCTCCGGGGCTCCGGCCGGCCACGACCACGGCGCGATGCCGGGCATGGCGACCGAGCAGCAGCTGAAACAGCTCGCCGAGGCGAAGGGCGCCGACTTCGACCGGCTCTTCCTCACCCTGATGACCGCCCACCACGAGGGCGCGGTGAAGATGGCGGGCGAGGCGCTGGCCACCGGAAACAACGGGGCGGTGGAGGAAATGGCCAACGAGGTGGTGGCCACCCAGACGGCCGAGATCCACCGGATGCGCGCGATGGGCTGA
- a CDS encoding LVIVD repeat-containing protein: MTSKHTTRVRHRSLGAAVAAAGLLATLFAAGPAAATPDPGDLSPGASTQGADPAPGRELAPGEIPGQDEIVHSANVRHLTNIPSTYPGVINTDLAFQGRYAYAGNYNGFTIYDIANPKAPKTVSQVLCPGGQNDVSVQGDLLFLSTDSSRSDDSCNSVSQPATEKSSWEGIKIFDIKDKKNPKYIKSVETNCGSHTHTLVPGERDIYLYVASYSPNEAFPDCQPPHDGISVIKVPKKNPTQAAVVAFPVLFPDGGNPGGPTNPGVTKTTGCHDITVLPSKKLAAGACMGDGILFDISKPEQPRVIDRVQDNVNFAFWHSATFNEKADKVVFTDELGGGGGPTCNEATGPNRGADGIYDITGRGDQRKLVFRSYFKIPRLQADTENCVAHNGSLIPVGGGRDIMVQAWYQGGVSVWDFTDSARPKEIGYFERGPLTTDKLGLGGSWSAYYYNGHIYSNDIAKGFDVLRIDDWRTDGAKWVRMDRLNVQSQPEYH, encoded by the coding sequence GTGACCTCGAAGCACACCACCAGAGTGCGGCACAGGAGTCTGGGGGCGGCCGTGGCCGCGGCCGGGCTGCTCGCCACGCTGTTCGCGGCCGGTCCCGCGGCCGCCACCCCCGATCCGGGGGACTTATCGCCCGGCGCCTCGACGCAGGGCGCGGACCCGGCCCCGGGCCGCGAACTCGCCCCCGGCGAGATCCCGGGCCAGGACGAGATCGTGCACAGCGCCAACGTCAGGCACCTGACCAACATCCCGAGCACGTACCCGGGCGTCATCAACACGGACCTGGCCTTCCAGGGCAGATACGCCTACGCCGGCAACTACAACGGCTTCACGATCTACGACATCGCCAACCCCAAGGCCCCGAAGACCGTCAGCCAGGTGCTCTGCCCCGGCGGCCAGAACGACGTCTCCGTCCAGGGGGACCTGCTCTTCCTCTCCACCGACTCCTCGCGCAGCGACGACTCCTGCAACAGCGTCTCGCAGCCCGCAACGGAGAAGTCCTCGTGGGAGGGCATCAAGATCTTCGACATCAAAGACAAGAAGAACCCGAAGTACATCAAGTCCGTCGAGACCAACTGCGGCTCCCACACCCACACGCTGGTGCCGGGCGAGCGCGACATCTACCTCTACGTCGCCTCGTACTCCCCGAACGAGGCGTTCCCGGACTGCCAGCCTCCGCACGACGGCATCTCCGTGATCAAGGTCCCGAAGAAGAACCCGACGCAGGCGGCGGTCGTCGCCTTCCCCGTCCTCTTCCCGGACGGCGGCAACCCGGGCGGGCCCACCAACCCCGGTGTCACCAAGACCACCGGCTGCCACGACATCACCGTGCTGCCCTCGAAGAAGCTGGCCGCCGGAGCCTGCATGGGCGACGGCATCCTCTTCGACATCAGCAAGCCCGAGCAGCCGCGGGTCATCGACCGCGTGCAGGACAACGTGAACTTCGCGTTCTGGCACTCGGCGACCTTCAACGAGAAGGCCGACAAGGTGGTGTTCACCGACGAGCTGGGCGGCGGTGGCGGCCCCACCTGCAACGAGGCCACCGGCCCGAACCGCGGGGCCGACGGCATCTACGACATCACCGGCCGCGGCGACCAGCGCAAGCTCGTCTTCCGCAGCTACTTCAAGATCCCGCGCCTGCAGGCCGACACCGAGAACTGCGTGGCCCACAACGGCTCGCTGATCCCGGTCGGCGGCGGCCGCGACATCATGGTCCAGGCCTGGTACCAGGGCGGCGTCTCGGTGTGGGACTTCACCGACTCCGCCCGGCCCAAGGAGATCGGCTACTTCGAACGCGGCCCGCTCACCACCGACAAGCTCGGCCTCGGCGGGTCCTGGTCGGCGTACTACTACAACGGCCACATCTACTCGAACGACATCGCCAAGGGGTTCGACGTGCTGCGGATCGACGACTGGCGCACCGACGGCGCGAAGTGGGTGCGGATGGACCGGCTCAACGTGCAGAGCCAGCCCGAATACCACTGA
- a CDS encoding TetR/AcrR family transcriptional regulator: MSPRSASVNEELRRRSRERLLQATVDLVAERGYEATTLGDIADRAGTARGLVSYYFPGKRQLLQSAVHRLMHLTLDAALEREPRSDDGRERLARAVDAVLGLARDEPLLMRTHMAGILQAEGFVQCPEQQRLAELLRDTVARYGSADVDTDYPLLRALLMGAVVAVLLPGAPMPLARLRAELFQRYGLEWELGVPPDGGPPGGTLTSKG; this comes from the coding sequence ATGTCCCCGCGCAGCGCATCGGTCAATGAAGAATTGCGCAGGCGTTCCCGGGAGCGGCTGCTCCAGGCCACGGTCGATCTCGTCGCCGAGCGCGGCTACGAGGCCACGACGCTCGGCGACATCGCCGACCGGGCGGGCACGGCCCGCGGCCTGGTCTCGTACTACTTTCCGGGCAAGCGGCAGCTGCTGCAGTCGGCGGTGCACCGGCTGATGCACCTCACGCTGGACGCGGCCCTGGAGCGGGAGCCGCGCAGCGACGACGGCCGCGAGCGGCTCGCCCGTGCCGTCGACGCGGTCCTCGGGCTCGCCCGGGACGAGCCGCTGCTGATGCGGACCCACATGGCGGGCATCCTCCAGGCCGAGGGGTTCGTCCAGTGCCCGGAGCAGCAGCGGCTGGCGGAGCTGCTCCGGGACACGGTCGCGCGGTACGGCTCGGCGGACGTGGACACCGACTACCCGCTGCTGCGGGCGCTGCTGATGGGCGCGGTGGTCGCGGTCCTGCTGCCGGGGGCTCCGATGCCGCTGGCGCGGCTGCGGGCGGAGCTGTTCCAGCGGTACGGGCTGGAGTGGGAGCTCGGCGTCCCGCCGGACGGGGGACCGCCCGGCGGAACGCTTACGTCAAAGGGGTGA
- a CDS encoding M56 family metallopeptidase, which translates to MMVPAALLLLGALTAVLAPRLLARAEWPDREPVVALWVWQCVVGAVLLCFALSMVLSAAAAWLAVRGRLFAAAPHGVVDAYALGPTGGPWAVGTALALAGGGLWTGARLTREVLRARARRRARGAELLVRAPLLPGEDPAGARLVVLEGTRPDAWWLPGAAPQLVVTTAALGRLKGSQLDAVLAHEQGHAEARHDWLLHCSRALAGGFPQVPVFAAFEAEMHRLVELAADDVASRRYGRLTIALALVGLNEDRGVFGPYPSPQPHVSERVRRLLSAAPRLSAGRRLRLTALATLVPAVPLVVALMPGLSALT; encoded by the coding sequence ATGATGGTCCCCGCCGCACTCCTGTTGCTCGGCGCCCTGACCGCAGTGCTCGCCCCCCGCCTGCTGGCCCGGGCCGAATGGCCCGACCGTGAGCCCGTCGTCGCCCTGTGGGTGTGGCAGTGCGTGGTGGGTGCGGTCCTCCTGTGCTTCGCCCTGTCGATGGTGCTGAGCGCGGCCGCGGCCTGGCTGGCGGTCCGGGGCCGGCTCTTCGCGGCGGCCCCGCACGGGGTGGTCGACGCGTACGCGCTGGGCCCGACCGGCGGCCCGTGGGCCGTGGGCACCGCGCTGGCCCTGGCGGGCGGCGGGCTGTGGACCGGGGCCCGGCTGACCCGGGAGGTGCTGCGGGCCCGGGCCCGGCGCCGGGCCCGGGGCGCCGAGCTGCTCGTACGGGCGCCGCTGCTGCCCGGGGAGGATCCGGCCGGGGCGCGCCTCGTCGTACTGGAGGGAACCCGGCCCGACGCGTGGTGGCTGCCGGGCGCCGCCCCGCAGCTGGTGGTGACCACGGCCGCGCTCGGGCGGCTCAAGGGGAGCCAGCTGGATGCCGTGCTGGCGCACGAGCAGGGGCATGCGGAGGCCCGGCACGACTGGCTGCTGCACTGCTCGCGGGCGCTGGCGGGGGGATTCCCGCAGGTGCCGGTGTTCGCGGCGTTCGAGGCGGAGATGCACCGGCTCGTCGAACTGGCCGCCGACGACGTGGCCTCGCGGCGGTACGGGAGACTGACGATCGCGCTCGCGCTGGTCGGACTCAACGAGGACCGGGGGGTGTTCGGGCCCTACCCGAGCCCGCAGCCGCACGTGTCCGAGCGGGTGCGGCGGCTGCTGTCGGCTGCGCCGCGGCTGTCGGCGGGCCGCCGGCTGCGGCTGACGGCCCTGGCCACGCTGGTCCCGGCGGTACCGCTGGTGGTGGCCCTGATGCCGGGTCTGAGCGCGCTCACCTGA
- a CDS encoding DUF5134 domain-containing protein codes for MHGPALSLPASLPAWLLVLLCAVSGAYCLRRVRRSGREARGGAAGEALMGFGMAVMAVPPGIGPWGPGILLAVFCGAALHALWLLRGGVHHAHHLVGSLAMAYMALTMADGHGHGGGLPLVTGALLLYFAGYVLLGGARLVTAGGSVQPTPDKPQVVPTELTRACRLAMGMGMLAMLLSV; via the coding sequence GTGCACGGTCCCGCCCTGTCCCTTCCCGCTTCCCTCCCCGCCTGGCTGCTCGTGCTGCTGTGCGCCGTGAGCGGTGCGTACTGTCTGCGGCGGGTGCGCAGATCGGGCCGCGAGGCGCGCGGCGGGGCTGCCGGCGAGGCGCTCATGGGGTTCGGGATGGCGGTGATGGCCGTGCCGCCGGGCATCGGGCCGTGGGGGCCCGGGATCCTGCTGGCCGTGTTCTGCGGGGCCGCACTGCACGCCCTGTGGCTGCTGCGGGGCGGGGTGCACCACGCGCACCACCTGGTCGGCTCGCTGGCCATGGCGTACATGGCGCTGACGATGGCCGACGGGCACGGGCACGGCGGGGGCCTGCCGCTGGTCACCGGGGCGCTGCTGCTGTATTTCGCGGGGTACGTGCTGCTCGGCGGCGCGCGGCTGGTGACGGCGGGCGGGAGTGTGCAGCCGACCCCGGACAAGCCGCAGGTGGTGCCCACGGAGCTGACGCGGGCGTGCCGACTGGCCATGGGGATGGGGATGTTGGCGATGCTGTTGAGCGTGTGA
- a CDS encoding GNAT family N-acetyltransferase: MPTAHPTALNFRSAVEADVPDLVELVESAYRGDASRAGWTTEADYLDGQRTDPEGVRAIIDSADGVLLVVERAGELVACCQLEHRGDHAYFGMFAVRPGLQGGGLGKEILAEAERRARETWGAGEMRMTVVNVREELIAYYVRRGYRRTGELSPFPYGDERFGVPLRDDLAFELLVKPL, encoded by the coding sequence ATGCCGACCGCCCACCCCACCGCCCTGAACTTCCGCAGTGCCGTGGAGGCGGACGTACCGGACCTGGTGGAGCTCGTCGAGTCGGCCTACCGCGGGGACGCCAGTCGCGCCGGCTGGACCACCGAGGCGGACTACCTGGACGGGCAGCGCACCGACCCCGAAGGGGTCCGCGCGATCATCGACTCCGCCGACGGCGTCCTGCTCGTCGTCGAGCGCGCGGGCGAACTCGTCGCCTGCTGCCAGCTCGAACACCGCGGCGACCACGCCTACTTCGGGATGTTCGCGGTCCGCCCGGGACTGCAGGGCGGCGGCCTCGGCAAGGAGATCCTCGCCGAGGCGGAGCGCCGCGCCCGCGAGACCTGGGGCGCCGGGGAGATGCGGATGACGGTGGTGAACGTACGGGAGGAGCTCATCGCCTACTACGTGCGCCGCGGCTACCGGCGCACCGGCGAACTGAGCCCCTTCCCGTACGGCGACGAGCGCTTCGGCGTCCCGCTCCGCGACGACCTGGCCTTCGAACTGCTGGTCAAGCCGCTGTAG
- a CDS encoding glycerophosphodiester phosphodiesterase family protein, which produces MTFLTIGHRGVMGVEPENTLRSFVRAERSGMDVIALDVQLSKDGVLVVLHDPEVDRTTDGAGAVSDLTLAALRELDAGQGEHVPAFEEVVDGVRTPLQVSVRDLAAAAALAELVLRRDLSARVEVASFHDEVLAETGRLLPGVRTVLHSELSGGAEGVVARALVCGAHTVALNIRELTLDTVESVHAAGLRVTGWTVNTLQQLRLARALELDGAATDFPEIRSTGRFLA; this is translated from the coding sequence TTGACTTTCCTCACCATCGGTCACCGCGGGGTCATGGGTGTCGAACCGGAGAACACCCTGCGGTCGTTCGTCCGCGCGGAACGTTCCGGGATGGACGTCATCGCGCTGGATGTGCAGCTGAGCAAGGACGGCGTGCTCGTCGTCCTGCACGACCCCGAGGTGGACCGGACCACCGACGGCGCCGGCGCCGTCTCCGATCTGACCCTGGCCGCACTGCGCGAGCTGGACGCCGGCCAGGGCGAGCACGTTCCGGCCTTCGAGGAGGTCGTGGACGGGGTCCGGACCCCGCTCCAGGTGTCGGTCCGGGACCTGGCCGCCGCGGCCGCGCTGGCGGAGCTGGTCCTGCGCCGCGACCTGAGCGCGCGGGTGGAGGTGGCCTCCTTCCACGACGAGGTCCTCGCCGAGACGGGACGGCTGCTGCCGGGGGTGCGGACCGTGCTCCACTCGGAGCTGAGCGGCGGGGCCGAGGGCGTCGTGGCCCGGGCACTGGTCTGCGGTGCGCACACGGTCGCCCTGAACATCCGCGAACTCACCCTGGACACGGTGGAGTCGGTCCATGCGGCCGGGCTGCGGGTGACCGGCTGGACCGTCAACACCCTGCAGCAGTTGCGGCTGGCCCGGGCGCTCGAACTGGACGGCGCGGCCACCGACTTCCCGGAGATCCGCAGCACGGGCCGGTTCCTGGCCTGA
- a CDS encoding PadR family transcriptional regulator, whose amino-acid sequence MTSSHTSKKQDLPPTAWAVLGLLSFPGERTGYELKKWADSSLRFFYWSPAISQIYAELRRLEELGYAASARSGPEEVRAKRRYAITDAGLEALAGWASDTAEAGPPVLKHGLLLRVWLGHLAEPERLRAMVGGHLERTRGELAAVREAMAQAGDVPEWAFPALALRWSERQHLAELELGEALLADLAELGGVVKGAAEGDRQAGGDAPTPG is encoded by the coding sequence ATGACTAGTAGTCATACATCGAAGAAGCAAGACCTTCCGCCGACCGCATGGGCGGTGCTCGGGTTGTTGTCCTTCCCCGGGGAGCGCACCGGGTACGAGCTGAAGAAGTGGGCGGACTCCTCCCTGCGCTTCTTCTACTGGTCCCCGGCCATCAGCCAGATCTACGCCGAACTGCGCCGGCTCGAGGAGCTGGGGTACGCGGCCTCCGCGCGCTCGGGCCCCGAGGAAGTCCGGGCCAAGCGGCGCTACGCGATCACCGACGCGGGCCTCGAGGCCCTCGCCGGCTGGGCCTCGGACACCGCGGAGGCCGGGCCCCCGGTGCTCAAGCACGGGCTGCTGCTGCGGGTCTGGCTCGGCCACCTCGCCGAGCCGGAGCGGCTGCGCGCGATGGTCGGCGGCCATCTGGAGCGCACCCGGGGCGAACTGGCCGCCGTACGGGAGGCGATGGCGCAGGCGGGCGACGTACCGGAGTGGGCCTTCCCGGCGCTCGCGCTGCGCTGGAGCGAACGGCAGCACCTGGCCGAACTGGAGCTGGGCGAGGCCCTGCTGGCGGATCTCGCCGAGCTGGGCGGCGTCGTGAAGGGGGCCGCGGAGGGTGATCGTCAAGCCGGCGGGGACGCGCCCACGCCCGGGTGA
- a CDS encoding LLM class flavin-dependent oxidoreductase translates to MKFSVIFEAQLADPTVEREHQVIHDCVEQAVLAERMGFDRIWAVEHHSLKWYAHMSAPEVFLTWVAARTHTIRIGHGVVCMPFNFNHPVRVAERAAMLDLLSGGRLDLGAGRGGTVQETSLCGVDRERTTQEVEEALRIIGKAWQEEELEYHGELIDIAPHPILPRPRQTPHPPLFLACSRAETLVQAAELGVGALVMGFAGPESIAGMRAVYDGAVAGRDGARFVSTAVNDHFSVLCPTIVLDDPAEACRIGIRGQRFFAQSIGHWYGGTGIPDEAVVAGADEAAELQRAAEQVVARLHEQDIPVRPTSTATFRADHAYGSADDAIAYVQRLKEAGADEIMCLIQMGTVPQEACLETLRQWGEKVIPHFRGA, encoded by the coding sequence GTGAAATTCTCCGTGATCTTCGAAGCTCAGCTCGCCGACCCGACCGTGGAGCGGGAGCACCAGGTCATCCACGACTGCGTGGAGCAGGCCGTGCTCGCCGAGCGCATGGGTTTCGACCGGATCTGGGCCGTCGAGCACCACTCGCTGAAGTGGTACGCACACATGAGCGCCCCCGAGGTCTTCCTGACCTGGGTCGCGGCCCGGACGCACACCATACGCATCGGCCACGGGGTCGTCTGCATGCCGTTCAACTTCAACCACCCGGTCCGGGTGGCCGAGCGGGCCGCCATGCTCGACCTGCTCTCCGGCGGCCGCCTCGACCTGGGCGCCGGGCGCGGCGGCACCGTGCAGGAGACCTCCCTGTGCGGGGTCGACCGGGAGCGGACCACCCAGGAGGTCGAGGAAGCGCTGCGGATCATCGGCAAGGCCTGGCAGGAGGAGGAGCTGGAGTACCACGGAGAGCTGATCGACATCGCGCCGCACCCGATCCTGCCCCGGCCGCGGCAGACCCCGCATCCGCCGCTGTTCCTGGCGTGCAGCCGCGCCGAGACCCTCGTGCAGGCCGCGGAACTGGGTGTCGGGGCCCTGGTGATGGGCTTCGCCGGGCCGGAGTCCATCGCCGGGATGCGGGCCGTGTACGACGGGGCGGTCGCCGGCCGGGACGGCGCCCGCTTCGTCTCCACCGCGGTCAACGACCACTTCTCTGTGCTCTGCCCGACCATCGTGCTCGACGACCCGGCCGAGGCGTGCCGGATCGGCATCCGGGGCCAGCGCTTCTTCGCCCAGTCCATCGGCCACTGGTACGGCGGGACGGGCATCCCGGACGAGGCCGTGGTCGCGGGCGCCGACGAGGCGGCGGAGCTGCAGCGGGCGGCCGAGCAGGTGGTGGCCCGGCTGCACGAGCAGGACATCCCGGTGCGGCCCACGTCGACGGCCACCTTCCGCGCCGACCACGCGTACGGGAGCGCCGACGACGCCATCGCCTACGTGCAGCGGCTCAAGGAAGCGGGGGCGGACGAGATCATGTGCCTGATCCAGATGGGCACCGTGCCGCAGGAGGCCTGCCTGGAGACGCTGCGGCAGTGGGGCGAGAAGGTCATCCCGCACTTCCGCGGCGCGTGA
- a CDS encoding DUF6421 family protein — protein sequence MTEILVPGSGGAVITAGARVVDHPAWPGLKAAVEEIRPWQSKDGSIDFEAADAPTPAAVEAAVERAIDAVEALSPLLPHATAYHRALVSDLRKWVADGFKVPDFLDSLLAFHPAAERADGLQHLVVFPMYTQNGNLDRNFEAVVLKMVWPEWLSELERTRYDNPLFLGITFEDFTPGYDTHSAVLFPETIAVREAPERFTWGGIFCDREAARYRKVTEAAVDILGIELPEDIARMVEDQERCEKAFVLWDMVHDRTHSHGDLPFDPFMIKQRQPFWMYGLEELRCDLTAFKEAVKLESEGNEHGRDVQYAVLFDRMFRFPVSGDRNRNYDGLGGQLLFAYLHKHDVVRWTDNKLKIDWMRAPQVTNQLCAEIEELYRAGIDRPKLVHWFKAYELVSTYLAPHPGSKWAKGPDALDLTQPPRKLVDDVLPDEFPLSMFYEALAKKLKGVIASTKGITAVNADSAERVAA from the coding sequence ATGACGGAAATTCTTGTGCCGGGTTCTGGCGGTGCGGTGATAACCGCCGGTGCGCGGGTGGTCGACCACCCGGCGTGGCCCGGGCTCAAGGCCGCCGTGGAGGAGATCCGCCCCTGGCAGTCCAAGGACGGCTCCATCGACTTCGAGGCCGCGGACGCCCCCACTCCGGCTGCCGTCGAGGCCGCCGTCGAGCGGGCGATCGACGCCGTCGAGGCGCTGTCGCCGCTGCTGCCGCACGCCACCGCGTACCACCGTGCGCTCGTCTCCGACCTGCGCAAGTGGGTCGCGGACGGCTTCAAGGTGCCGGACTTCCTGGACTCCCTGCTGGCCTTCCACCCGGCCGCCGAGCGCGCCGACGGGCTCCAGCACCTGGTCGTCTTCCCCATGTACACGCAGAACGGCAACCTCGACCGCAACTTCGAGGCCGTCGTTCTGAAGATGGTGTGGCCGGAGTGGCTCTCCGAGCTGGAGCGCACCCGGTACGACAACCCGCTGTTCCTCGGCATCACCTTCGAGGACTTCACCCCGGGCTACGACACCCACTCCGCCGTGCTCTTCCCGGAGACCATCGCCGTCCGCGAGGCCCCCGAGCGCTTCACCTGGGGCGGCATCTTCTGCGACCGCGAGGCAGCGCGCTACCGCAAGGTCACCGAGGCCGCCGTCGACATCCTGGGCATCGAGCTGCCCGAGGACATCGCCCGCATGGTCGAGGACCAGGAGCGCTGTGAGAAGGCCTTCGTCCTGTGGGACATGGTCCACGACCGCACCCACAGCCACGGCGACCTGCCGTTCGACCCCTTCATGATCAAGCAGCGCCAGCCGTTCTGGATGTACGGCCTGGAGGAGCTGCGCTGCGACCTCACCGCCTTCAAGGAGGCCGTGAAGCTGGAGTCCGAGGGCAACGAGCACGGCCGTGACGTGCAGTACGCCGTCCTCTTCGACCGGATGTTCCGCTTCCCGGTCTCCGGCGACCGCAACCGCAACTACGACGGCCTCGGCGGCCAGCTGCTCTTCGCGTACCTCCACAAGCACGACGTCGTGCGCTGGACGGACAACAAGCTGAAGATCGACTGGATGCGTGCCCCGCAGGTCACCAACCAGCTGTGCGCCGAGATCGAGGAGCTCTACCGGGCCGGCATCGACCGCCCGAAGCTCGTCCACTGGTTCAAGGCGTACGAGCTCGTCTCCACCTACCTCGCCCCGCACCCGGGCTCCAAGTGGGCCAAGGGCCCCGACGCCCTCGACCTGACGCAGCCGCCGCGAAAGCTCGTCGACGACGTGCTTCCCGACGAGTTTCCGCTGAGCATGTTCTATGAGGCGCTCGCCAAGAAGCTCAAGGGAGTGATCGCCTCCACGAAGGGCATCACTGCAGTGAACGCCGATTCGGCCGAGCGGGTCGCCGCGTGA
- a CDS encoding SDR family NAD(P)-dependent oxidoreductase, with protein sequence MNSAGKTGNGKLHGAVVAVAGAGGPAGHAALLRLAEAGAVVVAADADPTRLAESVDAARYAHGGATVTGDTVDLLDLEAAKAWADRTEKEFGRVDGLVHLVGGWRGSTTFTDTDLADWDFLEKLLIRTVQHTSLAFHDALLRSDRGRYVLVSQSGAHKPVANNAAYNAGKAAAEAWTLSLADSFRKAGGEEGPRAAAAILVIKALVHDAMRAERPNAKFAGFTDVKELAEAIAGVWERPAIDVNGQRLWLTPQP encoded by the coding sequence ATGAACAGCGCTGGGAAGACCGGGAACGGCAAGCTCCACGGGGCTGTCGTCGCGGTGGCCGGGGCCGGCGGCCCCGCCGGCCACGCGGCCCTGCTCCGCCTCGCCGAGGCGGGTGCCGTGGTCGTGGCGGCCGACGCCGACCCGACGCGTCTCGCGGAGTCCGTGGACGCGGCCCGCTACGCACACGGCGGCGCCACCGTCACCGGTGACACCGTGGACCTGCTCGACCTGGAGGCCGCCAAGGCCTGGGCCGACCGGACCGAGAAGGAGTTCGGCCGCGTGGACGGGCTCGTCCACCTCGTGGGCGGCTGGCGCGGCAGCACCACCTTCACCGACACGGACCTCGCGGACTGGGACTTCCTGGAGAAGCTCCTGATCCGCACCGTCCAGCACACGTCGCTCGCCTTCCACGACGCGCTCCTGCGCAGTGACCGCGGCCGCTACGTCCTCGTCAGCCAGTCCGGCGCGCACAAGCCGGTCGCCAACAACGCCGCGTACAACGCAGGCAAGGCCGCTGCCGAGGCCTGGACGCTCTCCCTCGCCGACTCCTTCCGCAAGGCGGGGGGCGAGGAGGGCCCGCGCGCCGCGGCTGCGATCCTGGTGATCAAGGCACTGGTGCACGACGCCATGCGCGCCGAGCGCCCCAATGCGAAGTTCGCGGGCTTCACCGACGTCAAGGAGCTGGCCGAGGCCATCGCCGGCGTGTGGGAGCGGCCCGCCATCGATGTGAACGGACAGCGTCTGTGGCTCACTCCGCAACCGTGA
- a CDS encoding low specificity L-threonine aldolase, with product MKTDARRHHDPAVRGFASDNYAGVHPEILEALALANGGHQVAYGEDEYTENLQKIIRSHFGPYAEAFPVFNGTGANVTALQALTDRWGAVICAETAHINVDEGGAPERMAGLKLLTVPTPDGKLTPELIDRQAWGWDDEHRAMPQVVSITQNTELGTVYTPDEIRAICEHAHGHGMKVHLDGARIANAAASLDVPMRTFTNTVGVDVLSYGGTKNGMMFGEAVVVVNPDAVRQMKHIRKMSMQLASKMRFVSVQLEALLAKDLWLRNAQHANAMAQRLAAGVRETDGVEILYPVQANAVFAKLPHEVSRRLQERYRFYFWDEVAGHVRWMCGFDTQEEDVDGFLQALKEELAR from the coding sequence GTGAAAACCGATGCCCGCCGCCACCACGATCCGGCGGTACGCGGTTTCGCGAGCGACAACTACGCAGGGGTCCATCCAGAGATCCTGGAGGCCCTTGCCCTGGCCAACGGCGGCCACCAGGTCGCCTACGGCGAGGACGAGTACACCGAGAACCTGCAGAAGATCATCCGCAGCCACTTCGGCCCGTACGCGGAGGCCTTCCCGGTCTTCAACGGCACCGGCGCGAACGTCACGGCCCTCCAGGCCCTGACGGACCGCTGGGGTGCGGTGATCTGCGCCGAGACGGCGCACATCAACGTCGACGAGGGCGGCGCCCCGGAGCGGATGGCCGGGCTCAAGCTGCTCACCGTCCCGACCCCGGACGGCAAGCTCACCCCCGAGCTCATCGACCGGCAGGCCTGGGGCTGGGACGACGAGCACCGGGCGATGCCGCAGGTCGTCTCGATCACCCAGAACACCGAGCTCGGCACGGTCTACACGCCGGACGAGATCCGGGCGATCTGCGAGCACGCGCACGGCCACGGCATGAAGGTCCACCTCGACGGGGCCCGGATAGCCAACGCCGCGGCCTCGCTCGACGTGCCGATGCGCACGTTCACCAACACGGTGGGCGTGGACGTGCTGTCGTACGGCGGCACCAAGAACGGCATGATGTTCGGCGAGGCCGTGGTGGTCGTCAACCCCGACGCGGTCCGGCAGATGAAGCACATCCGCAAGATGTCGATGCAGCTCGCGTCGAAGATGCGGTTCGTGTCGGTGCAGCTCGAGGCCCTGCTCGCCAAGGACCTGTGGCTGCGCAACGCCCAGCACGCGAACGCGATGGCGCAGCGGCTGGCGGCGGGCGTGCGTGAGACCGACGGGGTGGAGATCCTCTACCCGGTGCAGGCCAACGCGGTGTTCGCGAAGCTGCCGCACGAGGTCTCGCGGCGGCTGCAGGAGCGCTACCGCTTCTACTTCTGGGACGAGGTCGCCGGGCACGTGCGCTGGATGTGCGGCTTCGACACCCAGGAGGAGGACGTGGACGGCTTCCTCCAGGCGCTCAAGGAGGAGCTCGCCCGTTAA